DNA sequence from the Myxococcaceae bacterium JPH2 genome:
GGCTCGGGCACCCGTGTCTCGTCCACGCCAGCGGGCAGCGCGCCCCAGTCACTGCCCGACACCGAGCCGAGCCACACGCGCTCGTGTCCCGCCAGGCACGCGGCCGTTCCATCCGGCGGGTGCGCGTCCAGGTCCAGCACCGCCACGCGTCCGTCGAAGCCCTCCGCGCGCAGCTCCGCGAGCGCCACCGCGATGTCATTGACCGCGCAGAAGCCCCCGCCGCGGTCCGGGCCCGCGTGGTGGAAGCCGCCCGCCATGTTCACCGCGGGGCCTCGGCGCAAGAGCGCCAGCCGCGCGGCGCCCAGCGTGCCGCCACACACCCGGCGCACGTTGTCGAGCAGCGTGTCCACCGGCACCTCGGACGGGTCCGCCGCGTAGATGCGCGCCAGCGTCTCCGGCTGCCCGAGCGACTCCAGGTACCGCGCCTCGTGCACCCGCGCGAGCTGCCCATAGGACACCGGCTCCGGATGGTGCACGTCCGATGCCCGCACCACGCCGGACTCCAGGAGGTACCACGTGGTGAAGTCCACGCCGCGCGGCTCGATGCCCACGGTGGACTCCACCGCGGACAACGGCAGCCGGTAGGCCTCGTCGTAGAAGACAGGCACCCGCTCGCGTCCCACGCCCAGCCGCGCCAGCCAATCCCGAATCATTCAGGCCTCGTCCCTGGCGAGGCTGCCGGACCCGAACGAGACGAACCAGGAGAAACACCGCAAACGGATGAGAGGGGCACGCGGCTCGATGTCCTGTCCTGAGAAAGCGGAATGGAGGGTTCTTTACAGATTTTCAGGCTGTTCCGTTGATTTCTAAGTCAAACCCAGAGTAACCCATGCGCCCGGCGGGACCGCCCTGCTGGCGGCCTGCACACCCAGGAGGTAGCCATGCACGCCGTTCGCAGCCTTTGTGTTGCCGTCGCCGCGTTGCTGTTCGTCTCCTTCCCGGCGCACGCCGCGGATACGTACACGAAGACCCGGTACCCCATCGTGCTCGCGCACGGCATGGCGGGCTTCGATTCGCTGTTCGGAGTGGTGGACTACTTCTACGGCATCAACCCGGGGCTCGCCTCGGGTGGGGCGCGCGTCTACGTGACGCACGTGCCGTCGTTCAACTCGAGCGAGGCGCGCGGCGAGGCGCTGCTGGCGCAGGTGCAGGACATCGTGGCCCGCACGGGCTGCGGCAAGGTGAACCTGATTGGCCACAGCCACGGCGGCCTGGACGTGCGCTACGTGGCGGCGGTGCGCCCGGACCTGGTGGCGTCCGTGACGACGGTGGGCACGCCGCACAAGGGCGCGGACCTGGCCACGTACCTGCGGTCCAACGTGAAGGGCGGCAGCTTCAGCGAGTCCGTGCTGGCCTACTTCGCCAACAGCCTGGGCACGGTGCTGGGGCTGCTGTCGGGCCACACGTCGCCGCAGGACGCGGTGAAGGGGCTGGATGCGCTGACCCAGGCGGGCACCGCGGCGTACAACGCGAAGTTCCCCGCGGGCGTCCCGGCCGCTTCGTGCGGACAGGGCGCGGCCACCGGCACCAACGGCCAGCGCTATTACTCGTGGTCCGGCACGTCCGTGCTGACCAACGTGCTGGACGTGGGTGACGGCTCGCTGGGGCTCTCGGCGTTCTTCTACAGCGAGAGCAACGACGGCCTCGTGGGCCGGTGCAGCTCGCACTTCGGCACGGTGCTGCGCGACAACTACGGCATGAACCACCTGGACGAGGTGAACCAGGTGCTCGGGCTCACCAACCTCTTCGAGTCGAGCCCGGTGTCCGTGTTCCGCGCGCACGCCAACCGCCTGAAGGCCGCGGGCCTCTAGGCCGTTTCGCTCCGGGGCGCGGCGCGGGAGGATGTGCCCGCCGCGCCCGCCTTCTCTTCCGCGCAGCCCGGGGAGCGACCACCGTGAAGCCTCGCGCCATCCTCGTGGGAGGCGTGCTCGTCGTCCTCGTGGGCGCCGCCACGCTGGTCCTGCGCACCGCGACTCCTGTGCAGGAGCGCGAGGCTGTCGCGACCGCGCCCCTTCCGAGCGGGCCCCCACCCTCGACCGCGCCGCTTCCGTCACGTCCTGGCGTCGCCGCGCCGATGGGCGCGACGGCGGGAACGGGAGAGCCCTCGACGGCGCCGGTCCCCGGCTCGCTGCAGGACACCACGGAGGACGGGGCGCTGCGCGTGGATGCAGCGGGCCACCTGGTGATGTCCGCGGACGTGCGGCGGCTGTTCGACTACTACCTCTCCGCCACCGGAGAGGAGTCTCCCGAGTCGCTGCGCGCGCGCATCCTCGCGTCGATGCGGGCGAAGCTGCCGGCCAGCGCCCTGGATGAGGCCATGCGGGTGCTGGACGATTATCTGGCGTATCGGCAGGCCGCGCGCACGCTGGAGGTCCCCGCGGGCAGCGGGCCGGAGGATGTCGCCGGACGACTCGAAGCCGTGCGCCGCTTGCGCCGCGAACAGCTGGGCACCGAGGTCGCGGACGCGTTCTTCGCCGAGGACGAGCAGCACGACGCCGTGGCGCTCCAGCGCATGCGACTGGAGAAGGACGCGACGCTGTCTCCCGAGGAGCGCGCGCGTCGCATCGAGGCCCTGGAGGAGACACTTCCCCCCGACATGCGCGCGCTCCGCCAGGAGGCCCTGCATCCCTTGAAGCAGCAGGCCGCGGAGCGCGAGCTGGTCGCCTCGGGCGCCAGCGCCGAGGACCTGCATCAGTACCGGCTCTCCACCGAGGGACCGGAGGCCACCGCGCGCTTGGAGGCGCTCGACCAGGAGCGCGCGCAGTGGCAACGAAAGCTGACGGCGTTTCGAGCCAGGCGGCAGGCGCTGACGGCGAGCATCGCGGATCCCTCCGAGCGGGCCGCCGCCGCCCAGCGACTCCTGGTCGACTCGTTCAGTCCCGAGGAGCGCGTGCGTGTTCAGGCCCTGGATGCGATGGACGCCGCGCAGGCCCAGCAGCCCACGCCCTGAGCACCCGCATCCACGCGAGTCCGGCCAGCCAGCCGCCCAGCACGTCCGAGGGGTAGTGCACGCCCAGGTACACGCGCGTGACGCCGATGAGCAGACACAGCATGAGCGCCACACCGCGGAGATAGGCGCGCGGACGTGAGTCCTCGGCGCGAGGGACCAGGACCCAGGCCAGCGTCAGGTACACGATGACGGACATCATCGCGTGGCCGCTCGGGAAGCTGAAGGACATCACCGCCGCGAGGTGCGGCACCACGGAGGGACGGGGTCGGCCCACCGCGAACTTGAACAGCGTGTTGAGGCCCCAGCCCAGCAACACCCCGCTGCCGAGCCACACCGCGTCGCGCCGTCGCCGCGAGCTCCACAGGAAGCCGCACGCGCCCACCGTGACGAGCGTCAGGACCGGCGCGCCCCCGAGGGACGTGACGTCGCGGGCGGCCTCCGCCATCCAGCGCGGGCCCCGAGGAACCGACACATCCTCCGGGCGACGCAAGGCCCGGACCGCGCGCTCATCGAGCGACTGCGTCGCACCCAGCGACACCGAGGTCGCCGCGGCCAGGAACCCCAGCGCGCTGACGATGATTCCGGTCCATCCCGCGATGCGCCGTGCTCGTTTCTCGCTGCCACCGGACACACCCTGCCGCTGCTCCATGCGCGAGGACACTGGCGCCCGCGAGGCCTGTCTGTCCATCCGAACGGCGCACGACCGTGCCCCGCACACGGCGCCAGACACAGGACGGCCTTGGCAGCCGGCGCACGAACAGTCGTTCCACTCCGTGCCCCGACTGGCACTGTTCGAGACGCGAGGCTCAGTGCGTGGGTGACGGCTCCAGCAACAGGCCGTCCACGACGCCGTAGGCATAGGCGGCCAGAAAGGCATAGGCCCCCGCGACCCAGGCCACGTTGAGCGCTCGGGCCGTGCCTGCATCGGCCGCGCTGTAGCGACCATCCGGACCGCGCATCGCCATCGCCGTCCCCAACGAGGCCCCCGACACCGCCAGACACACGCCCTGCGTCACCGCCAAGGCCGTGCCCACCGCAGGCCGCCCATGCCGGAAGTGCCCCACGCCCAACGGCGCCAGGTACCACGCTCGCGAAGGTCCCGGCATCGCGGCGGGCGTGACAGCCTTCGGACTCGTGGCTCCACCCATCGCGCTCACGACAGGGCGCGCGTCGGGAATGAGGCGAGGATGGCGCTCCATCGCGAGCGCTGCGATGCGTTCAGCCTGGGCTGTCCGCACGCGCTCGACGAAGGCGATGAAGTCGGGCGGATACTGGAGCGGATCCAAGCGCGCGGTCCCGTCAACGGCGGCCAGTCCGCGCACCACCTCGGTCTCCGCGCGCGTCGGATCCTCCTGCGCGTGATACGTCGCGGCCAGGAGCAGATGCGCCTCGGACTCCAACGCATCGCCATCCAGGCGCATGGGATAGAGCAGGGCCTCCAGCGACGTGCGCGCCTGAGCGAGGTCTCCGGATTCGTAGGCCGCTCGCGCCGGGTCGAGCACCGACGCGGCCAGGAGCACCGCCACCACGGGCAGCCCCATCATGGCGCGTCCTCCAACACCACCTCGATGCGCTGCCCCGCCACGCCCTCCACCTCGCGCTGCACCGGTGCCTCTCCCGAGCTGCGCGCCGTGATGAGGTGACGGCCATGCTCGACTCGGAGTGGCGCGGACAGGGGCGCGGTTCCCACCTCCACGCCGTCCACGAACACGCGCGCGCCCGGGCGGGCCTTCACGAGCACCTCCGCCTTGCGCACCGGCAGCACCACTTCCCGCGCGACCGTCTCGCCCGCGCCAAGCGTGACCGACAGTTCCACCGCGTCGCAGAGCGGATTGACGAGCCGGAGGTGGTGCGTGCCTGGAGGCAACGACAGCTCTCGAACGCGCGGCGTGTAGCCTCGGCTTTGACCTTCCACGAAGACTTCGGCCCAGGGGCGCGTCGTCACTCGCAAGGTGGCTCGGGCTGCCTCCGCTGTCGGCACCTCCGTGGGGGAAGGGCTTCCAGCGTTGGGGTTCGCGGGCGCGGCATCATGCGCATTCGCGCGAACCGCGTCGTTCGCGCTCACCGGCTGCACATCTCGCGCGCCGGCCATGCTCCCTCCCGCGCGCGAACCACCGATGGCCGCCGTCTCCACGGTTCCGGACGACGTTGAATCGGGTGCAGCGCCTCGCCCACTGGGAGCGCGCTCGGGCGATGCCGGACCTCGGCCATCGCGCGTACCCGTCCGAACCGGGTTCGCGGGCGGCACGGTGGATGTTCCATCCGCCGGGAGCGGCGCGGCCCCATTCGCACCGCCACCTTGCACCGCGTGGGAACCGGCTCGCGTCTCGTCAGCACCTTCGCCCGTGCTCGGGGACCCTGCCTTCACGCCGTCACGCGGAGCCGTGGCCCCTTCCACCCCGTCACTCCCCGGGACTGGCGGGGCGCGCGAACCTCTCGGCGCGGTGGGGGGATGGACTGCCTCCGTGGATGCCATGTCGCGTCCGGACGGCGCCGGCGCCGAGACATTCAGCGCGGCGTCATGAACCGACGACGCGACCACCCACCCGCCCACGCCCACCACGCACACGCCCGCCCCGAGCGCCACGCCCTTCCACGGGCCCCACGCTCGGCGCGTCCCTCGCCGTCCTCGCAGCAGGGACACCACCTCGGGCGAGCCGGGACGCAGGGCCATCGCCGCGTTCAGGACCCTCGCGGCCTTCGCGCCCTCGCCTCGGTCCAGGAGCGCGCGGCCCTCGGCCAGCAGGGAATCAAAGCGCGCGTGCCTCCACTCCTGGGCGCGTTGGGCCGGCGCCAGGAAGAACGACCGCGACATCTCCGCCGGCGGGCCCACCTGACGCGCGAGAACCTCCGCCAGCGCTTCCGCCAACGCGCCACCGTCCACCGGGCGCGCTCGCGCATCACGCGCCAGACACCTCGCCACCAGCTCCACCACCGAAGCAGGTGTCCCCGGCGCGACCTCCGCGAGCGACGGCGCGTCCTTCGTCATCACCGTCGCCACGAGCTGCGCCGTGCCCTGGCCCGCGTGCGGCAGCGTCCCCGCGCACAGCTCGAACAGGATGACGCCCACCGCATACACGTCCGAGGCTGGCGAGAACGCCCCCGTGTCGATGCGCTCCGGCGCCATGTACGGCAGCGAGCCGGTGATTCCTCCCGTGCTGGTCAGCCGCTCCTGGTCCGCCAGCGCGGCGATGCCGAAGTCCGCCAGCTTCAGCGGGCCTCCCTCCGCCACCAGCACGTTCTCCGGCTTCACGTCCCGGTGGACGATGTCTCGCGCGTGCGCCGCCCCCAGGGCCCGTGACAGCTCCCAGGCCAGGACCAGCGCGGCCTCCACGGGGACGGGCGCCAGGGACTCGGCCAGGGCGCGCAGGTGCTGACCTTGCACCCACTCGCAGACGAGGTACGGGCCGTGCGCCGCGTCCTCGCCGTAGTCGTGGACCTCCAGGACGTTGGGGTGCTTGAGCGAGGCCGCCAGCTCCGCCTCGCGACGGAAGCGCTCCGCGCGCCGTCCGTCGCCTCCGGGATGCATCCGCTTGACCGCCACGGGTCGAGACAGGCGCAGGTCGGTGGCCAGATACACCGTCGCCATGCCGCCCCGGCCCAGCTCACGCTCCAGGCGGTAGCGGCCCGCCAGCACTTCACCCGTCATCGCGGCGCCATTCTCCGGGAGCGCCCCCCGCCAGGCAACCCGGGACGGCTACAGCTTGCAGGCCTTGGTGGTCCCCACCACCTCACAGGCCCCCAGCGCCCCTCCCGGGCAGTCCCGGTCGAGCGCGCACCGCTGCCGGCACCGCAAGACGCCCCCGGCCTCCCCCGACGGCAAGCACGACCCGCACCGCGCGCAGTCCAGCGAACTCTCGCACGTCAGCCCCAGCGTCTCCGGGACCTCCATGCAGTTCTCCACGCAGACCTCGTCCGCCGCGCAGCGGTACCCCGCGGAGCACGTGGACGCGTTGGGGTTGCAGGTCTGCTCGCACCGCTCCCGCTCGGGGTTGCAGAACACGTGGAGCGGACAGTCGAACGTGTCCGTGCAGTGACCGCCAATGCGCTTTCCCGGCTCGCAGAAGCCTTGCTGCCCGCAGCGCTCGTCCAACGCGCACGTGAAGTCCGTGGTGCAGCGCTCCTCCTCGCCTCCATCGACCTCCGTGCCCCCGTCCGTCGTCGAGCCCCCATCGGTCCCCGTCCCCCCGTCCGTCCGGGCCACGGGCAGACACGCGAACAGCGGCCCCGTGCGATTGGGCACCTGGCCACACGCATAGCCCGCGCGCGTGCACTCCGAGCCGCATGCGCGCAAGCACTGCCCCAAATCCAGCGCGCACACGCTCCCCGCTGGGCAGCCCTGAGTCGCCGAGCAGCGCATCAGGCAATAGCCCCCGGGGAAGCCCCCGCCGCAGTCCATTCCCGGGCCACAGTCCTCGTCCACGCCGCACGCGGACCCCACGCGCTCGGCGCGCACCGCGACGCAGCCCCCCTGCACGCACGCCTCCCCTTCCGAGCAGGGAGCGTCATCATCACAGCGGACGCGGATGTCGAGCGGACAGCCCACCGCCAGGAGCAGCGCGGGGACCAGGACGAGGAGCGGAGCGAGACGAGGCATCGGAGCAGGGACCGACTCTACGCGGGCAGATGAGGAAGGGCAGCCTCGCGACGCGAGACCGCCCTCCCCCATTCACGCGTCGCGGTGAGCGTGCGTTACATGCACACGCCGGGCATGTTCGGCATGCCCTGCATGCACTGCTTGCTGAGGCACTGGTCGTTGTTCATGCACGGGAAGCCCGTCGAGCCCATGCTGCACATGCCCAGCACCTGGTTCGCCACGAACTTCACGCAGCTCCACTTGGAGGGGCAGTTCGCGTCCGTCTTGCAGACGCCCGGCATGCAGAAGCGGCCCTTGGCGGGGATGAAGCCATCGTTGCACACCGAACCGGCCAGGCCCGTGGGGCACACGCCGTCCGCCGGGCACGCCGGGAAGCTGGCGCAGTAGGGCTTCTTGGAGCCCTCGTCGTCCGGGTCCGTGCAGACGGAGTACTTGTCACAGCCGTCGTTGAACGTGTTCGTGTCCACGGTGCAAGAGGCGGGGGCCTCGGGCGGCTTCAGGCTGCACAGGCCCTCCATGCAGAACTGGTTGGACTGGCACTGGCTGTCGGAGGTGCACGTCGGCACCACCTTGTTCTTGCAGTAGGACACGCCGCCCCCATCCGACGTGTCGCAGTACTGGTCCGCCGCGCAGTTGGCGTTGGACTGACAGCCAATGGCGCACAGGCCGTTGAAACAGAACTGGCCGGAGGGGCACGCATTGCTCGCGCTGCACAGCCCGCCGCCATGCTGCGCGTTGTTGTCCTTGTCCCCACCACCGCCCTTGTCTCCACCATCGGAGCTGTCCCCGCAACCCACGACCGCCAACGCCAGGAACAGGCTCACCACCATGTGCTTCATGACCGGACTCTCCTTGAGAAATCGTTCGTGATGCGGCCGGCGCGATGCCGTCGCATGCCGAGGCACCCCCTTCGCAACCCGCGTGCCCACCGCGCCGCAGGGCCAGGCCGCGTGCGATATCGCGGAGTTACGCGAGCAGACGTGCGCGCTGAGGCCTCCGGCTCGGGGGAAACGTGCCAGGGTTGGCACGCGCGCGAGCGCTCCCTGTGGGCGGCGTGTCAGTCCCCCTCACCCAGGTAGCGGAACAGCGAGCGCAGGCCGATGCCCAGCGCCGCCGCCGCGTCCTTCTTGCTGCCGCCGCTGCGGGCAATGGCCTCGCGCACGTAGC
Encoded proteins:
- a CDS encoding phosphatase PAP2 family protein produces the protein MEQRQGVSGGSEKRARRIAGWTGIIVSALGFLAAATSVSLGATQSLDERAVRALRRPEDVSVPRGPRWMAEAARDVTSLGGAPVLTLVTVGACGFLWSSRRRRDAVWLGSGVLLGWGLNTLFKFAVGRPRPSVVPHLAAVMSFSFPSGHAMMSVIVYLTLAWVLVPRAEDSRPRAYLRGVALMLCLLIGVTRVYLGVHYPSDVLGGWLAGLAWMRVLRAWAAGPARRPSHPGPEHARAPRD
- a CDS encoding triacylglycerol lipase, translating into MHAVRSLCVAVAALLFVSFPAHAADTYTKTRYPIVLAHGMAGFDSLFGVVDYFYGINPGLASGGARVYVTHVPSFNSSEARGEALLAQVQDIVARTGCGKVNLIGHSHGGLDVRYVAAVRPDLVASVTTVGTPHKGADLATYLRSNVKGGSFSESVLAYFANSLGTVLGLLSGHTSPQDAVKGLDALTQAGTAAYNAKFPAGVPAASCGQGAATGTNGQRYYSWSGTSVLTNVLDVGDGSLGLSAFFYSESNDGLVGRCSSHFGTVLRDNYGMNHLDEVNQVLGLTNLFESSPVSVFRAHANRLKAAGL
- a CDS encoding lipase chaperone; its protein translation is MGATAGTGEPSTAPVPGSLQDTTEDGALRVDAAGHLVMSADVRRLFDYYLSATGEESPESLRARILASMRAKLPASALDEAMRVLDDYLAYRQAARTLEVPAGSGPEDVAGRLEAVRRLRREQLGTEVADAFFAEDEQHDAVALQRMRLEKDATLSPEERARRIEALEETLPPDMRALRQEALHPLKQQAAERELVASGASAEDLHQYRLSTEGPEATARLEALDQERAQWQRKLTAFRARRQALTASIADPSERAAAAQRLLVDSFSPEERVRVQALDAMDAAQAQQPTP
- a CDS encoding protein kinase; this encodes MTGEVLAGRYRLERELGRGGMATVYLATDLRLSRPVAVKRMHPGGDGRRAERFRREAELAASLKHPNVLEVHDYGEDAAHGPYLVCEWVQGQHLRALAESLAPVPVEAALVLAWELSRALGAAHARDIVHRDVKPENVLVAEGGPLKLADFGIAALADQERLTSTGGITGSLPYMAPERIDTGAFSPASDVYAVGVILFELCAGTLPHAGQGTAQLVATVMTKDAPSLAEVAPGTPASVVELVARCLARDARARPVDGGALAEALAEVLARQVGPPAEMSRSFFLAPAQRAQEWRHARFDSLLAEGRALLDRGEGAKAARVLNAAMALRPGSPEVVSLLRGRRGTRRAWGPWKGVALGAGVCVVGVGGWVVASSVHDAALNVSAPAPSGRDMASTEAVHPPTAPRGSRAPPVPGSDGVEGATAPRDGVKAGSPSTGEGADETRAGSHAVQGGGANGAAPLPADGTSTVPPANPVRTGTRDGRGPASPERAPSGRGAAPDSTSSGTVETAAIGGSRAGGSMAGARDVQPVSANDAVRANAHDAAPANPNAGSPSPTEVPTAEAARATLRVTTRPWAEVFVEGQSRGYTPRVRELSLPPGTHHLRLVNPLCDAVELSVTLGAGETVAREVVLPVRKAEVLVKARPGARVFVDGVEVGTAPLSAPLRVEHGRHLITARSSGEAPVQREVEGVAGQRIEVVLEDAP